One Scylla paramamosain isolate STU-SP2022 chromosome 5, ASM3559412v1, whole genome shotgun sequence genomic region harbors:
- the LOC135100499 gene encoding uncharacterized protein LOC135100499: MGVFVPPPTPHHSPGPTHAPHAAPRTLNRQVAASLVPSSGGARRGPTCVETVKDRNGKDSPVCHGSLPPRMTLDALPVRGSLLLQFGQTLQSLGGCIKASFEQGVHRKPVGLPPALHLHTSSGTRVRDRPWTHGPEGSGSPAPPVTNGASRLPQPVPPPLPEPNSSTCVLRTLQEHLTTSPRTTDTISSTSATDLGLPPRTLNAAQDLLLETLSPSEAAPPISSTPSGSADTHVTSQVMGSLARRRTSKPQAGPFKPFRLRLILVVLLLTVSRAQGELLPLCLPVF; encoded by the coding sequence ATGGGCGTCTTCGTGCCGCCGCCAACGCCGCACCACTCGCCGGGACCCACGCACGCCCCTCACGCCGCGCCTCGGACACTAAACCGTCAAGTGGCCGCATCGTTAGTGCCGTCGTCAGGAGGGGCGCGGCGTGGCCCGACCTGTGTTGAAACTGTGAAGGACCGTAATGGCAAGGACTCCCCAGTGTGCCATGGTTCCCTACCGCCTCGCATGACTCTCGACGCCCTCCCGGTGCGGGGATCGTTACTTCTGCAGTTCGGACAGACCCTGCAGTCTCTTGGGGGCTGCATTAAGGCTTCCTTTGAGCAAGGAGTCCACAGGAAGCCCGTCGGCCTTCCACCTGCTCTTCATCTGCATACGTCTTCAGGGACGAGGGTACGTGATCGACCCTGGACACACGGCCCGGAAGGCAGCGGCTCCCCTGCTCCCCCGGTGACCAATGGTGCTTCAAGACTCCCCCAACCTGTCCCCCCACCTCTGCCGGAACCCAACAGCTCGACCTGTGTTCTGAGGACTCTCCAGGAACACTTAACCACAAGTCCTCGAACCACAGACACGATCAGCAGCACCAGCGCCACCGACCTTGGTTTGCCGCCAAGGACTCTCAATGCTGCTCAGGATCTTTTGCTAGAAACCTTGAGTCCCAGCGAGGCAGCTCCACCGATCTCCAGCACGCCTTCAGGATCCGCGGATACTCATGTTACCAGCCAGGTGATGGGGTCCCTGGCCCGTCGGAGGACCTCTAAGCCCCAAGCAGGCCCCTTCAAGCCCTTCCGTCTGCGTCTGAtcctggtggtccttcttctgaCGGTCTCGAGGGCACAAGGTGAGTTACTTCCACTTTGTCTTCCCGTCTTTTGA